Within the Thermoanaerobaculia bacterium genome, the region AGGGCGATCGCCAGTCCGAGCGCCGGCGCCCCGTGCGGGACCCTCCTGAGGAGATCGCTTGCCGTCTTCGCCATGGAGGAGTTACGTGGCGCCGGCCGGTCGGGTTCTCCCGATCCGCCAGGCGAGGACCTCTGGACCGGCGAAACCGAACACGATCTCTGCCACGACGGTGCGCTCGAGGCNNNNNNNNNNNNNNNNNNNNNNNNNNNNNNNNNNNNNNNNNNNNNNNNNNNNNNNNNNNNNNNNNNNNNNNNNNNNNNNNNNNNNNNNNNNNNNNNNNNNCGCTTGCCGTCTTCGCCATGGAGGAGTTACGTGGCGCCGGCCGGTCGGGTTCTCCCGATCCGCCAGGCGAGGACCTCTGGACCGGCGAAACCGAACACGATCTCTGCCACGACGGTGCGCTCGAGGCCGGCGTAGGTCGCTTTTGCCGCGACCTCCCTGCTGCCATCGGGTCGGATGCGGATGAGGCTCTCGAGCGTTCCACCGCCGAACTCGTGCGGGGCGTAGCCGCCGGCGTCGGGATTCATCGACAGTGCTGCCAGCGCCTCTTCGAGCGCCGAGTCGACGAGCGCCGCGAGCCGCAGGCGCCGGGCATCCTCTTTCTGCTCCCGCAGGTCGACGGAAAGCGCTACCGAAAGCAGCAGTCCGGCGGTGGTCGCCATGACCAGCAGGAAGAGCACCATGAGGAGCGCTGTGCCCCGTTCGCCGGCGCGCCTGTCCGTCACGGGCTCGAGGTCCAGGTGATGCGGCTGCCGGCGGCGATCTCGGCCGCTTCGAGGGTCTCGCCGACGCTCTTCCAGGCGGCGGTGGCGACGCGCAGGGCGCTCGCTCCGGCGGGTTTCCGGCGCACCAGCCGGACCTGCACCAGGCCGGGCGCCGGGGTCCACCACTCGAAGCTCACCATGCCATCGAGCATCGGGCGGGTGCCGAGCAGGAGGCCGTCTGGATCGTAGGTCCGGCGGACGAGCCGCACGCCTTCCATCTCCCAGGTCTCGGTGCGGTCCGGCCGGCGGCAGTCGAGGCCCAGGTTCACGGGCTCGTCCTCGGAGCCGATGCCCGCCGCGAGCGGCACCGACGCGTGCAGGTCCTCGCGCAGCAGGCGAAGGGCGAGCTCGGTCCCGGGCTCGCGCAGCTCGCGGCCGCTGTTCGAGAAGATGCGCAGCGATTCGACGAGCAGGCCGTTGGTCACCAGCAGGACGACCAGGAAGACGAGCATCGAGACCAGAAGCTCGATGAGGGAGAAGCCGGAGTCGCCCCGGGTCCGGTTCATGGCAGCTCCGGCACGTGGACGAGCGCGTGCAGCGAGCGCCGGAAGGCCTGGTTCTGCACCCGGTAGGTGGCGACGAGGTCGAGCTCGCGGGTCGCCGGTACCGTGCCGGGAGTGACGACAACGCTCAGCGCGATGCCGCTGCCGGTCGGATCGGGGAGAACTGCGCTCTCGAGCGGCCAGAGCCCCGAGCGCAGCAGCTCGTAGGTGTTCTCCAACGCTTCATCGGCGACGCGCTCCGCGACCAGGCGTTGGCCGATTCGCTTCTGCTGCCAGTAGAGCCCGGCGGCCGAGAGCATGAGAATGCCGGCGATCGCGAGAGCGACCAGCACCTCGATCAACGTGAATCCGCGTTCGTCTTCGCTCACCGCTCCACCGGCGCCAGTCTATGCGTCCCCGGCACACAGTCAGCCGGCGGTAATTGGGGACAGTCCCCAATTGTTTCGCATTTCTGGTAAGTATTTGATTCCAAAGGGTGATGGCCGTGGTCTGGTGAAATTGGGGACTGTCCCCAATTGTTCAGTGGAAGTCGTGGCTCGGGGTGCGGGCGAGGTCGGTGAGCGGCCAGAACTTCTCGGCCTGGAGCGAGACGCTGCCGTCGCGCTGCTGGACGGTCCCCTCGATCACCAGGCCCGGGTTGCCGACGATCGTCGCCCGGTGGGCGACGAGCAGAGCCCGTTTCACGATCGCCTGTACCATGCCGGTCTCGTCCTCGAGCGTGACGAAGAGGGTGCCGTTCGCCGTGCCGGGGCGTTGACGGACGATCACCGCGCCGGCGATTCGCGTCCGCTGTCCTGCCGGAAGATGGGGCACCTCGGCCGCCGTCACCACCCCCTGGCGGGCGAGCGCCGGGCGCGCATAGGCGAGCGGATGCGCA harbors:
- a CDS encoding prepilin-type N-terminal cleavage/methylation domain-containing protein gives rise to the protein MNRTRGDSGFSLIELLVSMLVFLVVLLVTNGLLVESLRIFSNSGRELREPGTELALRLLREDLHASVPLAAGIGSEDEPVNLGLDCRRPDRTETWEMEGVRLVRRTYDPDGLLLGTRPMLDGMVSFEWWTPAPGLVQVRLVRRKPAGASALRVATAAWKSVGETLEAAEIAAGSRITWTSSP
- a CDS encoding prepilin-type N-terminal cleavage/methylation domain-containing protein: MSEDERGFTLIEVLVALAIAGILMLSAAGLYWQQKRIGQRLVAERVADEALENTYELLRSGLWPLESAVLPDPTGSGIALSVVVTPGTVPATRELDLVATYRVQNQAFRRSLHALVHVPELP